A stretch of Vibrio sp. B1FLJ16 DNA encodes these proteins:
- a CDS encoding EAL domain-containing protein, whose protein sequence is MSRAERFINILNTSNDGLWYQDEDGNVEFYSESFYQSFDIHLNNSTFDDWLKLVHPLDVEKLSSAAKKQQSSKSSERVVTRYRVRDKQGNYRWIEALGINVEVGSQKYMVGLHKDVSDEVLMTEYLVHEASHDSETNFLNRRQFERDMRELAPDSVVVTCCFDPAINRVTRTREDVFLGQIASNLITAFDEVVSGDYELYRVNSNTFVAIIPDQKGLEKNLPGLVIKLDTVYLQSSQKNSQWINNKGVYFSPLSGQEFVGKEPLDYIMQVSDYALFKKSNYSCRDDMSVELHRHAFIYENIGEAIRAGEITIDLQPIVDELGTIVSFETLARWPTEEFGFISPIEFIPVAESQDAIHQLGLSVVKSACVFLNQYDLIDDSKPLINVNVSVKQLLNKTFAQDVVDIVVETGLSSSRIVLEITESYILDDNVDVMSQTALLAKLGFNISIDDFGSGYSSITSIYRLPLYQIKLDKGLVWQSLQSPSCREFVEYMAEFGKKHNISIVAEGIESQSMMQEFMAMKVSHFQGYYIHEPKHASTFLKK, encoded by the coding sequence ATGAGTCGGGCAGAACGCTTTATCAATATCCTCAACACTTCAAATGATGGTCTTTGGTACCAAGATGAAGATGGTAACGTCGAGTTTTACAGTGAAAGTTTTTATCAGTCTTTTGATATCCATTTGAATAACTCTACGTTTGATGATTGGTTGAAGCTTGTTCACCCTCTCGACGTTGAAAAACTGTCCAGCGCTGCTAAAAAACAGCAGAGTAGTAAATCCAGTGAAAGAGTCGTCACTCGTTACCGGGTGAGGGATAAACAAGGCAACTATCGCTGGATTGAAGCGTTAGGAATTAATGTCGAGGTTGGTAGTCAAAAGTACATGGTAGGGCTTCACAAGGACGTTTCTGACGAAGTCCTGATGACGGAATATCTTGTCCATGAGGCCTCCCATGATAGTGAAACCAATTTTCTGAACAGGCGTCAGTTTGAGCGGGATATGCGGGAGTTAGCTCCGGACAGTGTGGTGGTGACTTGCTGCTTTGATCCTGCGATCAACAGAGTGACCCGCACGAGAGAAGATGTGTTTCTCGGTCAAATTGCATCCAACCTGATTACGGCTTTTGATGAGGTGGTAAGTGGAGATTATGAACTTTACCGAGTAAACTCCAATACATTCGTTGCTATTATTCCTGACCAAAAGGGATTGGAGAAAAACTTACCGGGTTTAGTTATTAAGTTAGATACAGTCTACTTACAGTCTTCCCAGAAGAACTCTCAATGGATAAATAATAAAGGCGTTTATTTTTCTCCGTTATCTGGTCAGGAGTTTGTTGGTAAAGAGCCTCTCGATTACATCATGCAGGTTTCGGATTACGCTCTGTTCAAGAAAAGCAATTACTCGTGCCGCGATGATATGTCGGTTGAACTCCACCGCCATGCTTTTATTTATGAGAATATCGGTGAAGCCATACGGGCAGGAGAAATCACAATTGATCTACAACCTATCGTCGATGAGCTGGGTACTATTGTCTCATTTGAGACTTTAGCTCGTTGGCCTACAGAAGAATTTGGCTTTATATCACCAATAGAGTTTATTCCTGTTGCAGAGAGTCAGGATGCTATCCATCAATTAGGTTTGTCCGTTGTCAAATCCGCTTGCGTATTTTTGAATCAATATGATCTTATTGACGATTCCAAACCCCTTATAAACGTCAACGTTTCGGTTAAGCAGCTATTAAATAAGACTTTTGCCCAAGATGTCGTGGACATTGTGGTAGAGACCGGTCTTTCTTCAAGCCGAATTGTTTTAGAAATTACTGAGTCGTACATTTTGGATGATAATGTCGACGTTATGTCGCAAACCGCTTTGCTTGCTAAATTAGGTTTTAATATTTCTATTGACGATTTTGGCTCTGGGTACAGTTCCATTACATCGATATACCGACTACCTCTTTACCAGATAAAACTGGACAAAGGCCTTGTGTGGCAATCATTACAATCACCTTCGTGCCGGGAATTTGTGGAATACATGGCTGAGTTTGGCAAGAAGCACAATATTTCAATTGTCGCTGAAGGCATTGAGAGCCAAAGTATGATGCAAGAATTCATGGCTATGAAAGTAAGTCACTTTCAAGGCTACTATATTCACGAGCCAAAACATGCGTCGACTTTTCTGAAAAAGTAA
- a CDS encoding acyl carrier protein, whose protein sequence is MSNINIPTTIADAIKRIAPEIEIDEIDLDEDLREECDLDSMDFLNLLASLKKSTGVSIPEGDYTKVRSYNQLKSYLQERCQ, encoded by the coding sequence ATGAGCAACATCAACATACCAACAACGATAGCCGACGCGATAAAACGCATCGCACCGGAAATTGAGATAGATGAAATCGACTTAGATGAAGACCTGCGCGAAGAGTGCGACCTTGATTCTATGGACTTTCTTAATCTCCTGGCCTCTCTGAAAAAGAGTACCGGAGTCAGTATACCGGAAGGCGACTACACCAAAGTCCGCAGCTACAACCAATTAAAAAGCTATCTGCAAGAAAGGTGTCAGTAA
- the pdhA gene encoding pyruvate dehydrogenase (acetyl-transferring) E1 component subunit alpha, producing the protein MNKRLHINREHLLKQLEQMLRIRRFEEKCAELYALEKIRGFLHLYIGEEAIAVGVMSTLNNDDQVVATYREHGHALARGMSMGSVLAEMYGRTNGCSRGRGGSMHLFDKNLNFCGGNAIVGGGLPLATGLALANKKMQRDAIAVCFFGEGAVAEGEFHESLNLAALWELPVLFICENNRYAMGTALALSESNTNISQKAKSYGIESVQVDGMNVVDVEAAACDAVDFIREQKKPYFIECQTYRFRGHSSFDTQLYRDKSEIALWEEKGPVKQLIHWLQKNSHFEDQELSDIEAKIADEISDAIAFSESGELEPIEQLTRYVHSPDNQPKHAPLPCSRAPDKMTYREALRAGISDVLTNEPSAFLMGEDVGRYGGCYAVSKGLLEQFGADRIIDTPLCESGFVGVGVGAALGGMRPIVEVMTVNFSLLAMDQIINTAATLQHMSGGQFNVPIVIRMACGAGKQLAAQHSHSWENFYAHVPGLKVLSPATQNDACYMLSQAIADPDPVIIFEHVMLLNEEGQITEAPDAPMDKALVRRTGKDITLITYGGNLGKTLQAAYQLETEGIDAEVIDLRSLRPLDTSTIIESVSKTHRAVVIDEGWYTGSLAGEISAIIMENAFWQLDAPVNRVCTEEVPIPYPHHLEQAAIPQADKIVSAAKAVLMTPDWQAK; encoded by the coding sequence ATGAACAAAAGACTCCATATCAATCGAGAACACTTGCTTAAACAATTAGAGCAGATGTTACGTATTCGTCGTTTTGAGGAAAAGTGTGCCGAGCTTTATGCATTGGAAAAAATTCGTGGCTTTCTACACCTCTATATTGGTGAAGAAGCCATCGCTGTCGGTGTAATGTCCACACTTAATAACGATGATCAGGTTGTCGCGACCTATCGCGAACACGGACACGCGCTTGCCCGTGGCATGAGCATGGGTAGCGTGCTGGCTGAAATGTACGGCCGAACCAATGGCTGTAGCCGCGGGCGTGGCGGTTCGATGCATCTGTTTGACAAGAACCTCAACTTCTGCGGTGGTAATGCCATCGTTGGCGGCGGTCTCCCTCTTGCGACTGGTCTTGCGCTCGCGAATAAGAAAATGCAGCGCGATGCCATTGCAGTCTGCTTTTTTGGTGAAGGTGCAGTTGCCGAAGGTGAGTTTCATGAAAGCCTGAACCTCGCTGCGCTTTGGGAACTTCCGGTTCTGTTCATCTGTGAAAACAACCGTTACGCCATGGGTACAGCACTCGCACTGTCAGAATCCAATACCAATATTTCTCAAAAAGCCAAGAGTTACGGTATCGAGTCAGTCCAAGTGGATGGCATGAATGTTGTGGATGTCGAAGCCGCCGCTTGTGACGCGGTTGATTTTATCCGCGAACAGAAAAAGCCCTATTTTATTGAATGCCAGACCTATCGTTTCCGCGGCCACTCAAGTTTCGATACTCAGTTATACAGAGACAAGAGTGAGATCGCATTGTGGGAAGAAAAAGGGCCAGTGAAACAACTCATCCACTGGCTGCAAAAAAACAGCCATTTTGAGGATCAGGAGCTCTCTGATATCGAAGCCAAAATCGCTGATGAAATCAGTGACGCTATCGCTTTCTCGGAAAGTGGCGAGTTAGAGCCTATAGAACAGCTTACTCGTTATGTGCATAGTCCGGACAACCAGCCGAAGCACGCGCCTCTGCCTTGCAGCCGGGCACCAGACAAAATGACCTATCGTGAAGCCCTTCGCGCCGGAATCAGTGACGTGTTGACCAACGAGCCAAGCGCTTTTCTGATGGGAGAAGACGTCGGCCGTTATGGCGGTTGCTATGCCGTGAGTAAAGGACTCCTTGAACAGTTCGGTGCTGATCGAATCATTGATACGCCCCTTTGTGAATCAGGATTTGTCGGCGTCGGTGTCGGTGCTGCTCTTGGCGGCATGCGCCCTATTGTTGAAGTCATGACCGTGAACTTCAGCTTGCTCGCAATGGATCAGATTATTAATACCGCCGCAACCCTTCAGCATATGTCTGGCGGCCAGTTCAATGTTCCTATCGTTATTCGTATGGCTTGCGGCGCGGGTAAACAGCTCGCCGCGCAACACTCACACAGTTGGGAGAACTTCTATGCCCATGTTCCTGGGCTAAAAGTACTTAGCCCCGCCACTCAAAATGATGCTTGCTACATGCTCAGTCAGGCAATAGCTGACCCCGATCCTGTGATTATTTTTGAACATGTCATGCTGCTTAACGAAGAAGGCCAGATTACTGAAGCTCCCGATGCTCCAATGGATAAAGCCTTAGTTCGACGCACTGGTAAAGACATCACCCTGATCACTTACGGCGGTAACCTTGGCAAAACCTTACAAGCGGCCTACCAGCTTGAAACCGAGGGCATTGACGCCGAAGTAATTGATCTACGCTCTCTCAGACCACTCGACACCAGCACCATCATAGAGAGTGTTTCAAAAACTCACCGCGCCGTTGTCATAGATGAAGGATGGTATACAGGCAGTCTCGCTGGTGAAATCAGTGCCATCATCATGGAAAACGCCTTCTGGCAACTCGATGCGCCAGTTAATAGGGTTTGTACTGAAGAAGTCCCTATCCCATACCCTCATCACTTGGAGCAAGCCGCCATTCCTCAGGCAGATAAGATCGTCAGTGCAGCGAAAGCCGTACTGATGACGCCCGACTGGCAGGCGAAGTGA
- a CDS encoding oxidoreductase — translation MTFSPIKTAVIGYGFSAKTFHIPFVSSLEEFELVAISTSNGDAVARDWPSVKHYVDASDLLASSDAELVIITAPNDVHFELAKQAIENGKHVIIEKPFVTNVKDGEALIKLAKENNRVLSVYHNRRWDGDFLTAKKIIEEKRIGELKHFESHFDRFRPEVRQRWREQATDGGGILFDLGPHLIDQVIELFGLPEAVSAECKMMHEGSTNVDYFDVAMHYPNHLAIVHGDLFSAGPNKRFTLKGTKGSYEKLGLDPQEPRLIEGVLPTEPSWADETSDNYGCFYGADDSEIVATERGGYQHYFLRMAEAIRNHTAPPVKAEDALWNIKLIELAMESSRLGQKLPVTKA, via the coding sequence ATGACTTTTTCACCAATAAAAACCGCCGTTATCGGTTATGGATTTTCAGCAAAAACCTTTCATATCCCCTTCGTTAGCTCTCTGGAAGAATTTGAACTTGTTGCCATCAGCACCAGCAATGGCGATGCAGTTGCGAGGGATTGGCCAAGCGTAAAGCACTATGTAGATGCGAGCGACTTGCTTGCCTCATCTGACGCTGAACTGGTTATTATCACCGCTCCAAATGATGTGCATTTTGAGTTGGCTAAACAGGCGATTGAAAACGGTAAGCATGTGATTATCGAAAAACCGTTTGTCACGAACGTTAAAGACGGTGAAGCGCTCATCAAGCTGGCCAAAGAAAACAACCGAGTATTAAGTGTTTACCATAACCGCCGCTGGGATGGTGACTTCTTAACGGCGAAAAAGATTATTGAAGAGAAACGCATCGGGGAGCTAAAACACTTTGAATCTCATTTTGATCGTTTTCGTCCTGAAGTACGTCAGCGCTGGCGTGAGCAGGCAACTGATGGCGGTGGTATTTTGTTTGATTTAGGTCCCCACCTAATTGATCAGGTAATAGAGTTATTTGGTCTGCCAGAAGCAGTTAGCGCAGAATGTAAAATGATGCATGAAGGCTCGACCAATGTCGACTACTTTGATGTGGCGATGCACTACCCAAACCATCTAGCCATCGTGCACGGTGATCTATTTAGCGCAGGCCCCAATAAACGTTTTACACTAAAAGGCACAAAAGGAAGCTACGAAAAACTGGGGTTAGACCCTCAAGAACCTCGTTTGATTGAAGGCGTCTTGCCAACCGAGCCAAGCTGGGCAGATGAAACTTCAGATAACTATGGTTGTTTCTATGGTGCAGATGATAGTGAAATTGTTGCCACAGAGAGAGGTGGCTACCAACACTATTTCTTGCGAATGGCTGAGGCAATCCGAAACCACACCGCCCCGCCGGTTAAAGCGGAAGATGCACTATGGAACATCAAACTTATCGAACTTGCGATGGAAAGCAGTCGCTTGGGTCAAAAACTTCCGGTAACCAAGGCTTGA
- a CDS encoding dihydrolipoamide acetyltransferase family protein has translation MTNNNHNEALIDITMPALGADMSHGTLMEWQVKPGDHVEKGDIIAVIETSKGAIDMESYYSGTISELLIEADVKLPVGSVIARMQSDTPVADTKSTTSSQDSPEVLPETNDVELPPYIEPKAARSENTEPSTRNTDTLQHDVVSDSELLKRISPASSNSNKQRKYASPLARKTAYLSGVELSTLTGSGPYGAVLLRDLPENIEEQHPSETERTTTKQQEMSPMRQAISDAMSRSKKEIPHYYLALDINLTKVQTWLAELNQQREPEQRLLLPAVILCAIARQLAKFPDLNGFYQDGHFTPSESVNIGNTISLREGGLVIPGILDADKLSIDQTMEALRDLAERSRRGRLRSSEISQTTITVTSIGERGADSITGVIYPPQVAIIGLGRQRQAPVIKDNQIEIGDIMTVTLAADHRVSDGVTGARFLQALAKQLQHPEAL, from the coding sequence ATGACAAACAATAACCACAACGAAGCCTTGATTGACATCACCATGCCAGCACTCGGTGCTGATATGAGCCACGGAACATTAATGGAGTGGCAAGTCAAACCGGGAGATCACGTTGAGAAAGGTGACATCATTGCGGTAATAGAAACCAGCAAGGGTGCAATCGACATGGAGTCTTACTATTCAGGCACCATTTCCGAGCTGCTAATAGAGGCCGATGTCAAACTTCCGGTTGGTAGCGTGATCGCCAGAATGCAAAGTGATACGCCTGTAGCTGATACTAAGTCAACGACAAGCTCACAAGATTCGCCTGAGGTTTTACCAGAAACAAACGATGTAGAACTGCCGCCCTACATTGAACCTAAAGCAGCTCGATCTGAAAACACTGAGCCTTCAACAAGAAATACCGATACCTTACAGCATGATGTTGTATCGGACTCAGAGTTATTAAAACGTATCAGCCCTGCCTCTTCTAACAGTAATAAGCAACGCAAGTATGCATCACCGCTAGCGCGAAAAACCGCTTACCTTTCAGGAGTAGAACTTTCAACCTTAACAGGCAGCGGTCCATACGGTGCGGTTCTTTTACGTGACTTGCCTGAAAATATAGAAGAGCAGCATCCTTCAGAAACCGAGAGAACTACTACTAAACAACAAGAAATGTCACCGATGCGCCAGGCAATCAGTGATGCCATGAGTCGCTCGAAAAAAGAAATCCCACACTACTACCTCGCGTTGGATATTAATCTGACTAAAGTACAAACCTGGTTGGCTGAACTAAATCAGCAGCGCGAGCCAGAGCAGCGTCTGTTGCTTCCCGCGGTTATTCTCTGCGCCATCGCACGTCAGCTGGCGAAGTTCCCCGATCTCAATGGCTTTTATCAGGATGGTCATTTTACCCCTTCCGAGTCAGTAAATATCGGCAATACCATCAGTTTGCGAGAAGGTGGCTTGGTGATTCCTGGGATTCTGGATGCGGATAAACTAAGTATCGATCAAACGATGGAGGCTTTACGTGATTTAGCAGAACGCAGCCGACGCGGGCGACTTCGCAGCTCCGAGATAAGTCAGACTACCATCACAGTGACCAGTATTGGTGAGCGCGGCGCTGACAGTATTACCGGCGTAATTTACCCACCCCAAGTCGCCATCATAGGACTCGGCCGGCAGCGTCAGGCTCCTGTCATAAAAGATAACCAAATCGAAATCGGCGACATCATGACCGTCACACTCGCGGCTGATCATCGCGTAAGTGACGGTGTCACAGGTGCTCGTTTTTTACAGGCACTGGCGAAGCAGCTACAACATCCGGAGGCATTATGA
- a CDS encoding PAS factor family protein: MDNTTSLIYDTLVDLTQNEPECHAQIRQKLYDQLNLPFEKQVALYTNILAAASSGKLENRADIDSAVDLAAKVLGTK; encoded by the coding sequence ATGGATAACACAACATCGTTGATTTACGACACGTTAGTAGATTTAACTCAAAATGAGCCAGAGTGTCACGCTCAAATACGACAAAAGCTCTATGATCAACTTAACTTGCCATTTGAAAAACAAGTTGCGCTTTATACGAATATTTTGGCTGCGGCCAGTTCTGGGAAACTTGAAAATCGCGCTGATATTGACTCTGCGGTAGATCTCGCAGCTAAGGTATTAGGAACTAAATAA
- a CDS encoding heme-degrading domain-containing protein → MSKDILSELLEQETELQLPCFNHEIAWELGSSLKETAEKQFAAVTIEIYAFGQVLFSYAMAGTSIDNQDWARRKRQSVLRYGRSSHYLGHYNASKQREFETQPHIDANEYCAHGGAFPIRIKGSGLIGVITVSGLPSEDDHNMVVAALRKHMNNSK, encoded by the coding sequence ATGAGTAAAGACATTTTATCAGAGCTTCTTGAGCAAGAAACGGAATTACAGTTACCTTGTTTTAATCATGAAATTGCATGGGAACTCGGCAGTTCACTAAAAGAAACGGCGGAGAAACAGTTCGCGGCGGTAACAATAGAGATTTATGCGTTTGGCCAGGTACTGTTCAGTTACGCCATGGCTGGTACCAGTATAGACAACCAAGATTGGGCAAGACGCAAGCGTCAATCCGTACTGCGTTATGGACGCAGTTCTCATTATCTTGGTCATTACAATGCCTCAAAACAGCGCGAGTTTGAAACTCAGCCCCATATTGATGCCAATGAATACTGCGCCCACGGAGGGGCATTTCCTATTCGTATTAAAGGCAGCGGACTCATTGGCGTGATCACAGTGTCCGGCCTACCCTCAGAGGACGACCACAATATGGTGGTAGCGGCACTCAGAAAACACATGAATAATTCGAAGTAA
- the acsA gene encoding acetate--CoA ligase encodes MVKTIFHQTLADNANLQLEPHKATPSPPQIKGLNSGGLNIGFEALDRHLNQHSRDKLALRWISKENEIFDFSYRDLSEQTNRFADLLSKLDLPQGSRVFSLAGRRPELYIAAIGTLKAGCVFTPLFSAFGPEPIRSRMEIGSANVVITTRSLYRKKLKSWWRELPHIKAILLIDGGLDDEPGCHDYHELMADTNPDHTCVTTQPEDMALLHFTSGTTGKPKGVIHVHQAVQHHIRSAFYALDLKPDDIYWCTADPGWVTGTTYGIIAPLCLGVTMIIDEAEFDAERWYQILQDQQVTVWYTAPTAIRMLMKIGEALPKQFDLSRLRFMASVGEPLNPEAVEWGEKVFGMPFHDNWWQTETGGIMIANVPSMPVKPGSMGKPLPGIKATIVNLNDDGSLREETEPMQVGELALKSGWPSMFRGYLNQEEKYQSCFKGEWYLSGDLAMKDEDGYFWFVGRKDDLIKSSGHLIGPFEVESALMEHPAVAEAGVIGVPDPVAGQIVKAFVALKPDIKADDELLQSLLGLARKRLGAAVAPKEIVFRTNLPKTRSGKIMRRLLKARELGLPEGDISTLESDEQ; translated from the coding sequence ATGGTTAAAACAATTTTTCACCAAACGCTGGCGGACAATGCCAACCTGCAATTAGAACCACACAAAGCAACACCCTCCCCTCCACAAATCAAAGGGTTAAACTCTGGTGGTTTGAATATTGGTTTTGAAGCACTGGATCGCCACTTAAACCAGCATAGTCGAGATAAACTCGCTCTGAGGTGGATCAGTAAAGAAAATGAAATCTTTGATTTCAGTTATCGTGATCTCAGCGAGCAAACGAACCGTTTTGCGGATCTCTTATCCAAACTCGACTTACCACAAGGCAGCCGCGTCTTCAGTCTCGCAGGGCGCAGACCAGAACTTTACATTGCAGCAATCGGGACGCTCAAAGCAGGTTGTGTGTTTACCCCACTATTTTCTGCATTTGGCCCTGAACCAATACGTTCGCGAATGGAAATAGGTTCGGCGAATGTGGTGATTACTACGCGCAGTTTATATCGCAAAAAACTCAAAAGTTGGTGGCGCGAACTGCCTCATATAAAAGCGATATTATTGATTGATGGCGGTCTGGATGACGAACCAGGATGCCATGACTATCATGAGCTAATGGCCGACACCAACCCTGATCACACTTGCGTTACTACTCAGCCAGAAGATATGGCGCTGCTTCACTTTACCAGCGGTACGACGGGTAAACCTAAAGGTGTTATCCATGTCCATCAGGCTGTGCAGCATCATATCCGCTCAGCGTTTTACGCATTAGATCTTAAGCCTGATGATATTTACTGGTGTACGGCTGATCCCGGCTGGGTAACCGGGACAACTTACGGCATCATTGCTCCCCTTTGTTTGGGTGTCACTATGATCATTGACGAAGCCGAGTTCGATGCTGAGCGCTGGTATCAGATTCTGCAAGATCAACAAGTCACGGTGTGGTACACCGCCCCTACCGCTATCCGAATGCTGATGAAAATTGGTGAAGCCTTACCTAAGCAGTTCGATTTATCTCGTTTACGTTTTATGGCCAGCGTCGGCGAGCCGCTTAACCCCGAGGCGGTTGAATGGGGTGAGAAAGTCTTTGGTATGCCCTTCCATGACAACTGGTGGCAAACCGAAACTGGCGGGATCATGATAGCTAATGTTCCTTCCATGCCGGTCAAACCCGGCTCGATGGGCAAACCACTTCCCGGAATTAAAGCCACGATTGTCAATTTAAACGATGATGGATCTTTGCGTGAGGAAACAGAGCCGATGCAAGTGGGAGAGTTGGCCCTAAAATCCGGTTGGCCATCTATGTTTCGCGGTTACCTCAATCAGGAAGAAAAATACCAATCCTGCTTCAAAGGTGAATGGTATCTCAGCGGCGATCTGGCAATGAAAGATGAAGACGGTTACTTCTGGTTCGTTGGCCGTAAAGATGATCTGATTAAATCCTCCGGTCACTTAATTGGTCCGTTCGAGGTTGAAAGTGCATTGATGGAACACCCCGCCGTCGCAGAGGCGGGAGTGATTGGCGTGCCCGACCCGGTCGCTGGACAAATCGTCAAAGCCTTTGTGGCACTCAAGCCAGACATCAAAGCAGATGATGAACTTCTTCAATCATTATTGGGGCTTGCACGTAAACGACTTGGCGCGGCTGTAGCGCCTAAAGAAATCGTCTTTCGTACTAACCTGCCTAAAACACGCAGTGGCAAGATCATGCGTCGCTTACTCAAAGCACGTGAACTAGGCTTACCTGAAGGCGATATTTCGACATTGGAGAGTGATGAACAATGA